In Devosia sp. XK-2, one DNA window encodes the following:
- a CDS encoding ribose-phosphate pyrophosphokinase, whose translation MNQIAVFSGGAHPGLASEICAELGVPLLPTQVKRFSNDCIEVQLQANCREQDVFLVQTLSTPVQDHLTELLLMLDAARGASAARITAVIPHYAYARSDKKDAPRISIGGRLVADLLKTAGADRVLTMTLHSPQVHGFFSVPVDHLHALGELTRHFQRHDLSNSVVVSPDLGNAKTAAAFARALGRPVAAGAKERISDTQVRISAIIGDVRDRDVIVLDDEIASGGSILELLKHLRSSGARSVRIACTHGIFAGSAVARLAAEPDVIEIVCTNTLPNALAQPHEKLTILSVAPALAEAMRRINNGKSVSALFADGTYPQREAAE comes from the coding sequence ATGAACCAGATCGCTGTGTTCAGTGGTGGTGCGCATCCGGGGCTGGCAAGCGAGATTTGTGCGGAACTCGGCGTCCCGCTTCTGCCAACGCAGGTCAAGCGCTTCTCCAATGACTGTATCGAAGTGCAGTTGCAGGCCAATTGCCGCGAGCAGGATGTCTTCCTGGTGCAGACTTTGAGCACTCCCGTGCAGGACCACCTGACGGAATTGCTGCTGATGCTGGATGCGGCACGGGGCGCTTCGGCGGCGCGGATCACAGCGGTCATTCCGCATTACGCCTATGCCCGTTCCGACAAGAAGGACGCGCCTCGCATTTCCATCGGCGGCCGCTTGGTGGCCGATCTGCTCAAGACCGCGGGCGCCGATCGCGTGCTGACGATGACGCTGCATTCGCCGCAGGTGCATGGTTTCTTCAGCGTGCCGGTGGATCACCTGCACGCGCTAGGCGAGTTGACCCGCCACTTCCAGCGCCACGATCTATCCAACAGCGTGGTGGTCTCGCCGGACCTGGGCAATGCCAAAACCGCTGCGGCTTTCGCGCGGGCACTTGGACGGCCCGTCGCAGCGGGGGCCAAGGAGCGGATATCGGATACGCAGGTCCGGATATCGGCGATCATTGGCGATGTGCGGGACCGGGATGTCATTGTTCTGGACGATGAAATCGCCAGCGGTGGGTCGATTCTTGAACTGCTCAAGCATCTGCGCAGCAGTGGTGCGCGATCCGTGCGGATTGCCTGCACGCACGGTATTTTCGCGGGGAGCGCCGTTGCGCGGCTGGCGGCAGAACCGGACGTTATCGAGATTGTCTGCACCAATACCTTGCCCAATGCGCTCGCCCAACCTCACGAGAAGCTGACAATATTGTCGGTGGCGCCAGCCCTGGCCGAGGCGATGCGACGCATCAACAATGGCAAGTCTGTCAGCGCGCTTTTTGCAGACGGCACCTATCCGCAGCGCGAGGCGGCAGAATAG
- a CDS encoding SGNH/GDSL hydrolase family protein has protein sequence MKTILAYGDSLTYGADPGGGPRHGFEHRWPTTLEKGLSGKARVIAEGLGGRATAYDDWTAAADRNGARILPTILDSHKPLDLVIFMLGTNDLKPFVAGTAAFAARGARRLIEMTRGHFAAIGEAAPQIILVSPPHIVPTTNEAMLSNFGGLDHLLRESQEFARHYRRHAEETGVHFFDAATVAKADPRDGVHLDPANTAAIGEGLVPLVKQILGL, from the coding sequence ATGAAAACCATTCTCGCCTATGGCGACAGCCTGACCTATGGCGCGGATCCTGGTGGCGGACCGCGGCATGGTTTTGAGCACCGCTGGCCGACGACATTGGAAAAAGGTCTGAGTGGCAAGGCGCGGGTGATTGCCGAGGGTCTGGGCGGCCGGGCCACGGCCTATGACGACTGGACGGCGGCCGCGGACCGGAACGGCGCGCGCATCCTGCCGACCATCCTTGATAGCCACAAGCCGCTCGACCTCGTCATCTTCATGCTGGGCACCAATGATCTGAAGCCCTTTGTGGCCGGTACGGCTGCCTTCGCGGCTCGTGGCGCCCGGCGGCTCATAGAAATGACTCGGGGACACTTCGCTGCTATCGGCGAAGCCGCGCCTCAAATCATTCTCGTATCGCCGCCCCATATAGTGCCGACCACCAACGAGGCTATGCTGAGCAATTTTGGCGGTCTCGATCACCTGCTGCGCGAGTCGCAGGAGTTTGCCCGCCACTATCGGCGCCATGCCGAAGAGACCGGCGTGCACTTCTTCGACGCCGCGACGGTCGCCAAGGCCGATCCGCGCGACGGCGTGCATCTCGACCCGGCCAATACGGCCGCTATCGGCGAGGGTCTCGTGCCGCTCGTCAAACAAATCCTGGGTCTTTGA
- a CDS encoding pyruvate dehydrogenase complex dihydrolipoamide acetyltransferase, which yields MPIDITMPALSPTMEEGKLAKWHVKEGDSVSSGDVIAEIETDKATMEVEAVDEGKIGKILVEEGTDNVKVNAVIAVLLQEGEDASAIGSAAPAPKAEAPKAETPKAEVAPAAAPAPAAKAETPKPTPAPAKSEGGRVFASPLAKRLAKEAGIDVAAISGTGPKGRVIKADVEAAKSGKVPLKAAASAPAGAASAGAAMAGGLSKAQVLAMYEEGSYELVPADGMRKTIAARLTESKQTVPHFYLTVDCKIDALLAAREQINASAPKSKDGKPEYKLSVNDFVMKAWAIALQRVPAANATWAGDSILYHKRSDVAVAVAIPGGLFTPVVKSCDTKSLREISEAVKDLATRARNKKLMPHEYQGGASAVSNLGMFGIKDFAAVINPPHGTILAVGVGEERVYPDKGEIKIGQFMTCTLSCDHRSVDGALGAEVLGVFKGLIENPVMMLA from the coding sequence ATGCCAATCGATATCACCATGCCGGCGCTCTCTCCGACGATGGAAGAGGGCAAGCTCGCCAAGTGGCACGTCAAGGAAGGCGACAGTGTTTCTTCCGGCGATGTAATTGCCGAAATCGAGACCGATAAGGCGACGATGGAAGTCGAGGCAGTCGACGAAGGCAAGATCGGCAAGATCCTTGTCGAAGAGGGCACTGACAATGTGAAGGTCAATGCCGTCATTGCCGTGCTGTTGCAGGAAGGCGAGGACGCATCGGCCATTGGTTCGGCGGCACCAGCGCCTAAGGCAGAGGCGCCGAAAGCTGAAACGCCCAAGGCGGAAGTGGCGCCCGCCGCCGCCCCGGCTCCGGCCGCCAAGGCAGAGACGCCCAAGCCCACTCCAGCACCGGCCAAATCTGAAGGCGGGCGCGTATTCGCCTCACCTTTGGCCAAGCGTCTCGCCAAGGAAGCCGGTATCGATGTCGCCGCCATTTCCGGCACTGGCCCCAAGGGCCGCGTGATCAAGGCCGACGTCGAAGCCGCCAAGTCGGGCAAGGTCCCGCTCAAGGCCGCCGCATCGGCTCCGGCTGGTGCCGCTTCAGCTGGCGCGGCGATGGCCGGTGGCCTCAGCAAGGCCCAGGTTCTGGCCATGTACGAGGAAGGCAGCTACGAGCTGGTGCCGGCCGATGGGATGCGCAAGACCATTGCGGCGCGCCTGACCGAGAGCAAACAGACCGTGCCGCATTTCTACCTGACGGTGGACTGCAAGATCGATGCGCTGCTCGCTGCTCGTGAGCAGATCAATGCATCGGCGCCCAAGTCCAAGGACGGCAAGCCCGAATACAAGCTTTCGGTCAACGACTTTGTCATGAAGGCCTGGGCCATCGCGCTGCAGCGCGTGCCGGCCGCCAACGCGACCTGGGCCGGGGACTCGATCCTCTATCACAAGCGCTCCGACGTTGCTGTCGCGGTCGCCATTCCGGGTGGGCTCTTCACGCCCGTAGTCAAGAGCTGCGACACCAAGAGCCTGCGCGAGATTTCCGAGGCCGTGAAGGACCTCGCGACCCGTGCCCGCAACAAGAAACTGATGCCGCACGAATATCAGGGCGGTGCGTCGGCCGTGTCGAACCTGGGCATGTTTGGGATCAAGGATTTCGCAGCGGTCATCAACCCGCCGCATGGCACGATCCTGGCGGTCGGCGTTGGCGAGGAACGCGTCTATCCCGACAAGGGCGAGATCAAGATTGGCCAGTTCATGACCTGCACGCTCTCTTGCGACCATCGCTCCGTCGATGGCGCGCTCGGTGCCGAAGTGCTGGGCGTATTCAAGGGCCTGATCGAAAACCCGGTGATGATGCTGGCTTAA
- the pdhA gene encoding pyruvate dehydrogenase (acetyl-transferring) E1 component subunit alpha, whose amino-acid sequence MARKATATKAKTQPNVPQFTQEQDLDAFREMLLIRRFEEKAGQMYGMGLIGGFCHLYIGQEAVVTGITMASEKGKDAQITGYRDHGHMLVMGLDPKGVMAELTGRQGGLSKGKGGSMHMFSNEHRFYGGNGIVGAQASLGTGLAFASKYSGDGSVSITYFGDGAANQGQVYESFNMAKLWNLPVVYVIENNKYAMGTSVERAAATTDFSQRGLSFNIPGEQVDGMDVRMVYDAAKRAIEHARSGKGPYILEMLTYRYRGHSMSDPAKYRTKDEVTKYRQERDPIEQVRARLLEGGSMSEEELKKIETEIRAIVTEAADFATNDPEPDASELWTDITIEA is encoded by the coding sequence ATGGCGCGCAAGGCGACGGCCACCAAGGCCAAGACGCAGCCCAATGTCCCCCAGTTCACCCAGGAGCAGGATCTCGACGCCTTTCGCGAGATGCTGCTGATCCGCCGGTTCGAAGAAAAGGCCGGTCAGATGTATGGCATGGGCCTGATCGGCGGCTTCTGCCACCTCTATATCGGTCAGGAAGCGGTGGTCACCGGTATCACCATGGCCTCGGAGAAGGGCAAGGACGCCCAGATCACGGGCTATCGTGACCACGGCCACATGCTGGTCATGGGACTCGATCCCAAGGGCGTGATGGCCGAATTGACCGGGCGCCAGGGTGGCTTGTCGAAAGGCAAGGGCGGCTCGATGCACATGTTCTCCAACGAGCATCGCTTCTATGGCGGCAACGGCATTGTGGGTGCACAAGCCTCATTGGGCACGGGCCTGGCCTTTGCCAGCAAGTATTCGGGCGACGGTTCCGTTTCGATCACCTATTTCGGTGACGGCGCCGCCAACCAGGGCCAGGTCTATGAGAGCTTCAATATGGCCAAGCTCTGGAACCTGCCGGTGGTCTACGTCATCGAGAACAACAAATACGCCATGGGCACCTCGGTTGAGCGCGCTGCCGCGACTACCGACTTCTCGCAGCGCGGTCTCTCGTTCAACATTCCGGGCGAACAGGTCGACGGCATGGATGTGCGCATGGTCTATGACGCGGCCAAGCGCGCCATAGAGCACGCTCGCTCCGGCAAGGGCCCCTATATCCTGGAAATGTTGACCTACCGCTATCGCGGTCATTCCATGTCCGATCCGGCGAAATACCGCACCAAGGACGAAGTCACCAAATATCGGCAGGAACGTGATCCGATTGAGCAGGTGCGCGCGCGCCTTCTGGAGGGCGGCTCTATGTCCGAGGAAGAGCTCAAGAAGATCGAGACCGAAATTCGCGCTATCGTCACCGAAGCGGCCGATTTTGCGACCAATGATCCCGAGCCGGACGCCTCCGAGCTCTGGACCGACATCACCATCGAGGCCTGA
- a CDS encoding NADP-dependent malic enzyme, with protein sequence MSTDINEQRKALRDAALHFHEFPKPGKLEIQPLKPLGNQRDLALAYSPGVAAPCEEIAETPEAVARYTSRQNLVAVISNGTAVLGLGNIGALASKPVMEGKAVLFKKFAGIDVFDLEIDEINPQKFIDAVAPLWPTFGGINLEDIRAPDCFEIEETLRERMPIPVFHDDQHGTAIIVGAAVLNGLELAGKKIEDAKICTSGAGAAAIACLNVLVALGAKYENIWVADKDGLVTHKRNDVNDKWRGQFRRTSEATTLAEVIDGADVFLGLSAAGALKPEMLAKMAPKPLILALANPNPEIMPELAKETRPDAMVCTGRSDYPNQVNNVLCFPFIFRGALDVHATTINEEMKLAAVRAIAKLAREPGLEVSPSGAPAVYGPEHIIPNPFDQRLMLRIAPAVARAAMESGVAKKPIENWDAYLDSLNRFVFRSGLVMKPIIDRAQGQGKRIAFADGEDERVLRAAQVLLEEGIARPILIGRPSVLEARIERFGLSIRPGRDFEVINPEDDPRYRDYVSLFHSLVGRTGVTPDTARTIVRTNTTVIGALALKRGEADAMLCGLQGRFIKHVRDIKSILGMQAGVTEASALSMLIMPRGAFFLTDTYVNQNPSADEIVSITLQARDHLKRFNIEAKAALLSYSNFGSRDGDSAYKMREAYAKLKAIAPDLIVEGEMQGDLALNEGLRERYIPDTVLKGEANLLVFPDLDAANLSMTLLKEMNNGLAVGPILMGTQAPAHILAPSVTSRGIVNMAAIAANEALGSAP encoded by the coding sequence GTGTCGACCGATATCAATGAACAGCGCAAAGCCCTGCGAGATGCGGCGCTGCACTTCCATGAATTTCCCAAGCCCGGCAAGCTTGAGATTCAGCCGCTGAAGCCTTTGGGCAACCAGCGCGACCTGGCCTTGGCCTATTCGCCCGGCGTGGCGGCGCCATGCGAGGAGATCGCCGAAACGCCCGAAGCGGTTGCCCGATACACCTCGCGGCAGAATCTGGTGGCCGTTATTTCCAACGGCACCGCGGTGCTCGGTCTGGGCAATATCGGGGCCCTGGCATCCAAGCCGGTGATGGAAGGCAAGGCCGTCCTGTTTAAAAAGTTCGCCGGCATCGATGTGTTTGATCTCGAAATCGACGAGATCAATCCGCAAAAATTCATCGACGCCGTGGCGCCGCTCTGGCCCACCTTTGGCGGCATCAATCTCGAAGATATTCGCGCGCCGGACTGTTTCGAGATCGAAGAGACGCTTCGCGAGCGCATGCCGATCCCGGTGTTCCACGATGACCAGCATGGCACGGCGATCATCGTCGGCGCAGCGGTGCTCAACGGGCTTGAACTGGCCGGCAAGAAAATCGAGGACGCCAAAATCTGCACGTCAGGGGCGGGGGCTGCGGCCATTGCCTGCCTCAACGTGCTGGTGGCCCTGGGCGCGAAATACGAGAACATCTGGGTTGCCGACAAGGATGGTCTGGTTACCCACAAGCGCAATGACGTCAATGACAAGTGGCGCGGCCAGTTCCGCCGTACCAGCGAGGCCACGACCCTGGCCGAGGTCATCGATGGCGCTGACGTGTTCCTGGGCCTGTCGGCCGCCGGCGCATTGAAGCCCGAAATGTTGGCCAAGATGGCGCCCAAGCCGCTGATCCTGGCCTTGGCAAATCCCAATCCGGAAATCATGCCGGAATTGGCCAAGGAAACGCGACCGGATGCCATGGTGTGTACTGGCCGCTCGGACTATCCCAACCAGGTCAACAACGTCCTCTGCTTCCCCTTCATTTTCCGCGGCGCGCTCGACGTGCACGCCACCACGATCAATGAGGAGATGAAACTTGCGGCGGTGCGCGCCATCGCCAAATTGGCCCGGGAGCCTGGTCTCGAAGTGTCGCCTTCGGGGGCGCCCGCAGTCTATGGACCCGAGCACATCATTCCGAATCCGTTCGATCAGCGGCTTATGCTGCGTATCGCGCCGGCCGTGGCGCGGGCAGCGATGGAATCGGGTGTGGCGAAGAAGCCTATCGAGAACTGGGACGCCTATCTCGACAGCCTCAACCGCTTCGTCTTCCGTTCAGGCCTCGTCATGAAACCGATCATCGACCGGGCGCAGGGGCAGGGCAAGCGCATTGCCTTTGCCGACGGCGAAGACGAACGCGTCCTGCGCGCCGCTCAGGTCTTGCTTGAGGAAGGCATTGCCCGCCCCATCCTCATCGGCCGCCCGAGCGTTCTGGAGGCGCGCATCGAGCGCTTCGGTCTTTCCATTCGGCCGGGCCGGGATTTTGAGGTCATCAATCCCGAAGACGATCCGCGCTATCGCGACTATGTGAGCCTGTTCCACTCGCTGGTCGGCCGGACCGGGGTAACGCCGGACACGGCACGCACCATTGTGCGCACCAATACAACGGTGATTGGCGCCCTGGCGCTGAAGCGCGGCGAGGCTGACGCCATGCTCTGCGGATTGCAGGGCCGGTTCATCAAGCATGTCCGGGACATCAAATCGATCCTGGGCATGCAGGCGGGGGTCACCGAAGCCTCGGCGCTCTCCATGCTGATCATGCCGCGGGGCGCCTTCTTCTTGACCGACACTTATGTCAATCAAAATCCAAGTGCGGACGAGATCGTTTCGATCACCTTGCAGGCACGCGACCACCTCAAGCGCTTTAATATCGAAGCGAAAGCCGCGCTGCTGAGCTATTCCAATTTCGGCTCTCGAGACGGGGATAGCGCTTACAAGATGCGCGAGGCCTATGCCAAGCTCAAGGCCATCGCTCCGGACTTGATTGTCGAGGGCGAAATGCAGGGCGATCTCGCCCTCAATGAAGGCCTGCGGGAGCGCTACATCCCGGACACTGTGCTCAAGGGTGAAGCCAATTTGCTGGTCTTCCCCGATCTGGATGCGGCAAACCTGTCCATGACCCTGCTCAAGGAAATGAACAATGGATTGGCGGTCGGGCCGATCCTGATGGGTACGCAGGCCCCGGCCCATATTCTGGCGCCGTCGGTGACCAGCCGTGGCATCGTCAATATGGCGGCGATTGCGGCCAATGAAGCATTGGGGAGTGCGCCTTAA
- a CDS encoding EAL domain-containing protein encodes MKSKFSHVLMLLGAVLAFVPIIAVDYLLDAYVQYREKAAAQQYVETVSSHINASAMDAVSALRKVIAASPSLCTPTFVTNAQEAIEKGLNLKQFVVENLDGVQYCDAYGRVVTYSPLSQPLPVPGLTETMAVVKLGDMDMPALKITQTFGETRRISTFMPLLGQSESALSDTLRSGAMMRVTLTNGLSIVTLGDPSSFDRRQSSTDYISAQGYAGQFPIKVEYAVPFAMVRAGYADLDVVFTTIACIVSAIFLLLNLSYVRRSRVPAFDLERAIERNEIKPYYQPVINLRTGELVGCEVLCRWEKRNGRVIPPGAFIDYAEVTGLAIPMTVSLMQQVRNDLGELSKTLPDMKISINLFEGHFRDVGIVEDVQAIFGQSPINFRQLVFEITERRPLTNSMATTSVISGLHALGARLAMDDAGTGHSNLAYLATLGVDVIKIDRIFVDMIKPGTTQVPVLDGLIAMAKDLDCEIVAEGVETEEQALYLRSRGVLHAQGYIFAPALKVGAFKELALALHTAANPQPRLEVVASAA; translated from the coding sequence GTGAAATCCAAGTTTTCTCATGTCCTGATGCTTTTGGGCGCCGTGCTGGCGTTTGTGCCCATCATTGCAGTGGACTACCTGCTGGACGCTTATGTTCAATATCGAGAGAAAGCTGCGGCGCAACAATATGTTGAGACCGTAAGCTCGCATATTAATGCAAGCGCTATGGATGCCGTGTCGGCTCTTCGCAAGGTTATCGCGGCCAGCCCGTCGCTGTGCACGCCGACCTTCGTGACCAATGCGCAGGAGGCCATTGAGAAGGGACTCAATCTCAAGCAATTCGTCGTCGAGAATCTCGATGGGGTGCAATATTGCGACGCCTATGGGCGGGTCGTGACCTATTCACCATTATCCCAGCCATTGCCGGTGCCGGGCCTGACCGAGACCATGGCTGTGGTCAAGCTGGGCGACATGGACATGCCGGCGCTGAAAATCACCCAAACGTTCGGGGAGACGCGGCGGATATCGACGTTCATGCCGCTGCTGGGCCAATCGGAGAGTGCTCTTTCGGACACGCTTCGAAGCGGCGCCATGATGCGGGTGACGCTGACCAATGGCCTTTCCATTGTGACGCTGGGCGATCCTTCGAGCTTTGACAGACGTCAGTCGAGCACCGACTACATCAGCGCCCAGGGCTATGCCGGCCAGTTTCCGATCAAGGTCGAATATGCTGTTCCGTTTGCGATGGTTCGCGCCGGCTATGCCGATCTCGATGTCGTTTTCACCACGATTGCTTGTATCGTCAGTGCGATTTTCCTCTTGCTGAACCTGAGCTATGTGCGGCGCTCCAGGGTGCCGGCCTTCGACCTTGAACGGGCCATCGAGCGCAACGAGATCAAGCCCTATTATCAACCGGTCATCAATCTGCGCACCGGCGAACTGGTCGGTTGCGAGGTGCTGTGCAGATGGGAAAAGCGTAATGGACGGGTCATTCCGCCCGGCGCCTTTATCGACTATGCCGAGGTAACGGGCCTGGCTATTCCCATGACGGTTTCCCTGATGCAGCAGGTGCGCAACGATCTGGGTGAGCTGTCCAAGACCCTGCCGGACATGAAGATTTCGATCAATCTGTTCGAGGGGCACTTCCGGGACGTAGGTATCGTGGAGGACGTACAGGCGATCTTCGGGCAGTCACCCATCAATTTCCGGCAATTGGTATTTGAAATTACCGAACGCCGGCCACTGACCAATTCCATGGCGACCACCAGCGTTATCTCGGGTCTGCATGCCTTGGGTGCACGACTGGCGATGGACGATGCGGGGACGGGGCACTCCAACCTTGCCTATCTGGCGACATTGGGCGTCGACGTGATCAAGATCGACCGCATTTTCGTGGACATGATCAAACCCGGCACGACCCAGGTTCCGGTGCTCGATGGGCTGATTGCCATGGCCAAGGATCTCGACTGCGAAATCGTGGCCGAAGGGGTCGAGACCGAGGAGCAGGCGCTCTATCTGCGGTCTCGCGGTGTCTTGCATGCGCAGGGCTACATATTTGCGCCAGCGCTAAAGGTCGGTGCTTTCAAGGAGCTGGCTCTGGCCCTGCATACGGCCGCGAATCCGCAGCCGCGCCTCGAAGTGGTGGCCTCGGCAGCCTGA
- a CDS encoding pyruvate dehydrogenase complex E1 component subunit beta: MPQILMPALSPTMEEGKLAKWVVKVGDQVKSGDVLAEIETDKATMEVESVDEGTVTEILIEEGTDGVKVNTPIAVVLAEGESAGEAKASVAETAPEPAEAPVAAAEKAAESAPAAAAATAAPKFEPQADPDLPEGVEMVEMTVRQALNEAMAEELRRDKDVFVMGEEVAEYQGAYKITQGLLQEFGKDRIIDTPITEHGFAGLAVGAAFAGLKPIVEFMTWNFAMQAIDQIINSAAKQLYMSGGQVTAPMVFRGPNGAAARVGAQHSQDYSAWYSHVPGLTVIAPYSAADAKGLLKAAIRSPNPVVFLENEILYGSTGLVPQVDDFVLPIGKARIARKGADVTIVSFSMGMRYATQATEKLVAAGVDVELIDLRTLRPMDSDTVIESVKKTGRLVTVEEGWPQSGIGAELSARVMEGAFDYLDAPVMRVTGKDVPMPYAANLEKLALPNVDEVIAAVNAVTYRS, from the coding sequence ATGCCCCAAATCCTCATGCCCGCTTTGTCGCCGACCATGGAAGAAGGCAAGCTTGCCAAATGGGTGGTAAAGGTCGGTGACCAGGTCAAATCCGGCGATGTGCTGGCCGAAATCGAAACTGACAAGGCCACGATGGAAGTGGAGTCAGTGGATGAGGGCACTGTCACCGAAATCCTCATCGAGGAAGGCACTGACGGCGTGAAGGTCAATACCCCGATCGCCGTGGTGTTGGCTGAAGGCGAAAGCGCCGGGGAAGCCAAGGCGTCGGTTGCCGAAACGGCTCCAGAGCCCGCGGAGGCACCTGTGGCTGCGGCCGAAAAGGCTGCAGAATCGGCGCCCGCCGCCGCTGCGGCCACTGCCGCACCGAAATTCGAACCGCAAGCCGATCCTGATCTGCCCGAAGGCGTCGAAATGGTCGAAATGACCGTGCGCCAGGCACTCAACGAGGCGATGGCGGAGGAATTGCGCCGCGACAAGGACGTCTTCGTCATGGGCGAGGAAGTCGCCGAATACCAGGGCGCCTATAAGATCACCCAGGGGCTGCTGCAGGAATTCGGCAAGGACCGTATCATCGATACGCCAATCACCGAGCACGGCTTTGCCGGCCTTGCCGTTGGCGCGGCTTTTGCGGGCTTGAAGCCCATTGTCGAGTTCATGACCTGGAATTTCGCTATGCAGGCGATTGACCAGATCATCAATTCGGCCGCCAAGCAGCTCTATATGTCCGGCGGCCAGGTCACGGCACCCATGGTGTTCCGTGGCCCCAATGGCGCAGCCGCCCGCGTTGGCGCACAGCACAGCCAGGACTATTCGGCCTGGTACAGCCATGTTCCCGGGCTCACCGTCATCGCGCCCTACAGCGCCGCGGACGCAAAGGGGCTGCTCAAGGCGGCCATCCGTTCACCCAATCCGGTTGTGTTCCTTGAGAACGAAATCCTCTACGGCTCGACCGGCCTGGTTCCGCAGGTGGACGATTTCGTGCTGCCCATCGGCAAGGCCCGCATTGCCCGCAAGGGCGCTGACGTGACGATTGTCTCGTTCTCGATGGGTATGCGCTATGCCACTCAGGCGACGGAAAAGCTGGTGGCCGCCGGCGTCGATGTAGAATTGATCGACCTGCGGACCCTGCGTCCGATGGACAGCGACACTGTCATCGAGTCGGTCAAGAAGACTGGGCGCCTGGTGACCGTGGAAGAGGGTTGGCCCCAGAGCGGTATCGGTGCCGAACTCTCTGCTCGCGTGATGGAAGGCGCCTTCGACTATCTCGACGCGCCGGTCATGCGCGTTACCGGCAAGGACGTCCCCATGCCCTATGCCGCCAACCTCGAAAAGCTGGCGCTGCCCAACGTTGATGAAGTGATCGCGGCCGTGAATGCCGTGACCTATCGTTCGTAA
- a CDS encoding septum formation initiator family protein: protein MPTRLKRPAFWRPLALTVTLLGFQGYLGYSAISGQFGIENRDEIIKDIEVLQDRSAALQAEIEAYRHRVSLMNPKYLDPDIITERARALLNMANADDILVMVNPETGKPVSGQFVELIDDQLISIIQADSTL, encoded by the coding sequence ATGCCCACCCGTCTCAAACGTCCTGCATTTTGGCGTCCCCTGGCCCTGACCGTGACATTGCTCGGTTTTCAGGGCTATCTCGGATATTCGGCCATTTCCGGCCAATTTGGCATTGAGAACCGGGACGAAATCATCAAGGATATTGAAGTTCTGCAGGACCGCAGCGCAGCTCTGCAGGCGGAAATTGAAGCCTATCGGCACCGGGTCTCGCTGATGAACCCGAAATATCTAGATCCCGATATCATCACCGAGCGCGCGCGAGCGCTTTTGAATATGGCGAATGCGGACGACATTCTCGTCATGGTCAATCCGGAGACTGGTAAACCAGTTTCTGGTCAATTTGTAGAATTAATCGATGATCAGTTAATCTCGATTATTCAAGCAGATTCAACGCTCTAA